A genomic window from Bdellovibrio sp. SKB1291214 includes:
- the fliG gene encoding flagellar motor switch protein FliG encodes MKLQKSDHIEYEQLKGFDKAAILINYLGKDAVKVLLRRMDDADIRKLINQMSKLRVVPVHVTKRVLEEFYEMISETEDYIFSESISAKETIVDALGEERARGILGGLNITTGGSRSLESLEMVDAKSLATFLVNEHPQTVAVILAHLEPEKKGEVLKRLPEALQAEVVLRMANLEHVDPELIGEIDRVLKHQLSNTATVEQAALGGVQPVAEMLNVMDKNTETAIMSRLEEKDPLLAEEIRKLMFVFDDISKIDDRGIQALLKEVPNDKLLLALKTSSEEIRTKIFKNISARAAEMLREDLGNMGPSRLSDVEGAQQEIVNAARRLEAEGKIMIARGGSEDAMV; translated from the coding sequence ATGAAACTGCAAAAATCTGACCATATTGAGTACGAACAACTCAAAGGTTTCGACAAAGCGGCGATCCTTATCAATTACCTTGGTAAGGATGCAGTTAAGGTTCTTTTGCGTCGTATGGACGACGCGGATATCCGCAAACTTATCAATCAAATGAGTAAGTTGCGTGTCGTTCCAGTCCACGTAACAAAACGTGTGCTTGAAGAGTTCTATGAAATGATTTCTGAAACTGAAGATTACATTTTCTCCGAATCGATCTCTGCGAAGGAAACTATCGTAGACGCGTTGGGTGAAGAACGTGCCAGAGGTATCCTGGGTGGTTTGAATATCACAACAGGTGGCTCTCGTTCATTGGAATCTTTGGAGATGGTGGATGCAAAATCTTTGGCGACGTTCTTAGTGAACGAACATCCACAGACTGTGGCAGTTATTTTGGCTCACCTAGAGCCTGAGAAAAAAGGAGAGGTTTTGAAACGTCTTCCAGAAGCACTTCAAGCTGAAGTTGTTCTGCGTATGGCGAACCTTGAACACGTTGACCCAGAGTTGATCGGTGAGATCGACCGCGTGTTAAAACACCAATTGTCCAATACAGCAACGGTCGAACAAGCAGCCCTTGGCGGCGTTCAACCGGTGGCAGAAATGCTCAACGTTATGGACAAAAACACGGAAACAGCGATCATGTCTCGTTTGGAAGAAAAAGATCCTCTTCTTGCCGAAGAGATCCGCAAACTTATGTTTGTCTTCGACGATATCAGCAAAATCGACGACCGTGGTATTCAAGCGCTTCTCAAAGAAGTACCGAACGACAAACTTCTTTTGGCTCTCAAAACGTCCAGCGAAGAGATTCGTACGAAAATCTTCAAAAATATCTCCGCTCGTGCGGCAGAGATGTTACGCGAAGACCTTGGGAACATGGGACCTTCTCGTCTATCAGACGTCGAAGGCGCTCAACAAGAGATCGTCAATGCTGCTCGTCGCCTAGAGGCGGAAGGCAAGATTATGATCGCAAGAGGTGGTTCAGAAGATGCAATGGTCTAA
- a CDS encoding FliH/SctL family protein, translating into MQWSNSSKQGPGAHTKAVLKKEVAEKTVLEFVPAKIELGTPSQAMQYLTEKKRGSDFRMNDAIRVQTGVDQVERVDEEEKIEAAALDKLKEIQEQAYQEAYNLGLEEGRKEAFEKVSAEIIARMQGLDELLLGVKELKKDLTSFNENHLVTLAYKMAGRLAKAELATNNDAMIQILRDAVALAQDEEQITVHVSQEQFDFLEELKKETGRDLEFTKKIRFEPSAEIIAGGCIVETNYGEVDARVEQRLEQLWTVLSENMPKVKDKVAS; encoded by the coding sequence ATGCAATGGTCTAATAGTTCTAAGCAAGGCCCGGGTGCGCATACAAAGGCTGTCCTTAAAAAGGAAGTTGCTGAGAAAACTGTATTGGAGTTCGTGCCAGCTAAAATTGAACTGGGAACTCCATCGCAGGCCATGCAGTATTTGACTGAAAAAAAACGTGGTTCTGATTTCCGCATGAATGATGCGATCCGTGTTCAAACGGGCGTGGATCAAGTCGAGCGTGTAGATGAAGAAGAAAAAATCGAAGCTGCGGCCTTAGATAAACTTAAGGAAATTCAAGAGCAAGCCTACCAAGAAGCCTATAATTTGGGTCTGGAAGAAGGTCGTAAAGAGGCTTTCGAAAAAGTTTCTGCAGAGATTATAGCGCGTATGCAAGGGCTAGATGAGCTTTTGTTGGGTGTAAAAGAATTAAAAAAAGATCTGACTTCTTTCAATGAAAATCACTTGGTGACCTTAGCCTATAAAATGGCGGGTCGTTTAGCTAAGGCTGAGCTAGCAACAAATAACGATGCTATGATTCAGATATTGCGTGATGCCGTTGCATTGGCGCAGGACGAAGAACAAATCACTGTTCATGTTTCTCAAGAGCAATTCGATTTCTTAGAAGAGCTTAAAAAAGAAACGGGCCGTGATCTTGAATTCACGAAAAAGATCCGCTTTGAACCAAGTGCTGAAATTATCGCTGGTGGTTGCATCGTGGAAACAAATTATGGCGAAGTCGATGCTCGCGTTGAACAACGTCTTGAGCAGTTGTGGACTGTGCTTTCTGAAAACATGCCTAAAGTGAAAGATAAGGTTGCCAGTTAA
- a CDS encoding FliI/YscN family ATPase has translation MSDFSLDLDKYSDLVNSIHLTRDSGKVTEVNGMLIKGYLPGASVGSVVQIIPNGLERSFLAEVVGFKDKHVLMMALNDMRGVALGSKIILSRQIATVRAGDELLGRVVDGLGRPLDNKGEIENFREVPLYSEIRNPLERQPIRQPLDLGIRAINGALTAGLGQRVAIMAGSGVGKSVLLGMMARNTSADVNVIAMIGERGREVREFIEHDLGPEGMARSVVVCVTSDQSPLLRMRGAYVATAMAEYFSAQGKNVLLMMDSVTRFAMAQREIGLSTGEPPSQKGYTPSVFATLPKLLERAGNFEGEGSITGFYTTLVEGDDMNDPIGDSVRSIVDGHIVLSRALAARGHYPAIDIMQSASRVMKAVASSEHVRLAQKLKETLAIYKDAEDLINIGAYKPGSNPKIDKAVKVIDQVNDFLKQRVEDPTNFNNTVRMLQQILINA, from the coding sequence ATGAGCGATTTCTCCCTGGATCTGGATAAGTATTCTGACTTGGTTAACTCCATCCACTTGACCCGCGATAGCGGCAAGGTGACAGAGGTTAACGGAATGCTGATCAAGGGATATCTTCCCGGCGCAAGCGTGGGAAGTGTGGTGCAAATCATTCCGAATGGATTGGAGCGCTCGTTCCTTGCTGAAGTGGTGGGCTTTAAAGACAAGCATGTCTTGATGATGGCCCTCAACGATATGAGAGGCGTAGCACTCGGTTCTAAGATTATTCTTTCCCGTCAAATTGCCACTGTTCGCGCCGGCGATGAGCTATTAGGTCGCGTGGTGGATGGTCTAGGTCGTCCTTTGGATAACAAAGGCGAAATAGAAAATTTCCGTGAAGTTCCTTTATACAGCGAGATTCGTAACCCCCTTGAAAGACAGCCAATTCGCCAACCTTTGGATTTGGGCATTCGCGCTATCAATGGCGCATTAACCGCGGGCCTTGGTCAGCGTGTCGCTATTATGGCCGGTTCTGGTGTGGGTAAGTCCGTTTTGTTGGGAATGATGGCTCGTAATACCAGTGCCGACGTCAACGTCATCGCTATGATCGGTGAACGTGGTCGTGAGGTGCGTGAGTTTATCGAGCATGATTTGGGACCTGAAGGTATGGCTCGCTCGGTTGTGGTTTGTGTGACGAGCGACCAATCTCCTCTTCTGCGTATGCGTGGTGCTTATGTGGCAACGGCAATGGCAGAGTACTTCAGTGCTCAAGGTAAAAATGTTTTATTGATGATGGATTCGGTGACTCGTTTTGCAATGGCTCAACGTGAAATCGGTTTGTCAACGGGGGAGCCACCTTCTCAAAAAGGTTATACTCCGTCCGTATTTGCAACTCTTCCGAAACTGCTGGAACGCGCGGGTAATTTTGAAGGCGAAGGCAGTATTACTGGTTTCTATACCACACTCGTAGAGGGTGATGACATGAATGACCCGATCGGGGACTCTGTTCGTTCCATCGTTGATGGACATATCGTGCTTTCACGAGCTTTAGCGGCTCGTGGTCACTATCCTGCGATCGATATCATGCAAAGTGCATCGCGTGTTATGAAAGCTGTGGCTTCATCCGAACACGTTCGACTTGCACAGAAATTGAAAGAGACATTGGCCATTTATAAAGACGCCGAGGACTTGATTAACATCGGAGCTTATAAGCCAGGCTCTAATCCAAAGATCGATAAGGCAGTCAAGGTCATCGATCAAGTGAATGACTTCTTAAAGCAAAGAGTCGAAGACCCAACGAACTTTAACAACACGGTTCGTATGCTTCAGCAGATCCTGATCAACGCATAA
- the fliJ gene encoding flagellar export protein FliJ — MKFKFPLQKVLEHRKVVENIAQKDFQDAVAVLNEYQTKLDKMRQDILDAQARAGSLLQAGGAQGPALVQIHEFLKGHKIRIQQQEQNIHEIEKIVEAKREILRQAALDYKIMEKTRENQFEEYKAERKIQDQKEMDEQAILRFKGMKES; from the coding sequence ATGAAATTCAAATTCCCCCTTCAGAAAGTTCTAGAACACCGTAAGGTCGTTGAAAACATCGCCCAGAAAGACTTTCAGGATGCGGTAGCTGTTCTTAATGAATATCAGACTAAGTTAGATAAAATGCGTCAAGATATACTAGACGCTCAAGCCCGCGCTGGCAGCCTGCTTCAAGCAGGGGGGGCTCAAGGTCCAGCGCTTGTACAGATTCATGAATTCCTAAAAGGTCATAAAATTCGCATCCAGCAACAAGAGCAAAATATTCACGAGATCGAGAAAATAGTCGAGGCCAAGAGAGAAATTTTGCGACAAGCCGCTCTAGACTATAAAATTATGGAGAAGACGCGGGAGAATCAGTTCGAGGAATATAAAGCCGAACGCAAGATTCAGGATCAGAAAGAAATGGACGAACAGGCCATTCTTCGCTTCAAAGGAATGAAGGAATCTTAA
- a CDS encoding MotE family protein: MKTGYDQFFKNARKVADENGGAVKFQKNPAAARLHLDLSSEDVEQQIRRRMKMSAPKKKKKKSGVHWKMAGFSFIGLLLAVVGFQNHEQIDEILKRVEITLTGEAVAETAPAKPAAKAEDKKAEAAPTEKEVDTRAAALSSDEIDHLTKLNDRKKELDAREEELNRQEAELQAQKIELDKRLKDLEDMRGKISSMLEDRVKADDQKVDTLVQMYTNMKAPQAAKVFETMDEDLVVEILGRMKKKNAADIMNLLKPEKAQTISEKYAGYKRAPASEK, encoded by the coding sequence ATGAAAACTGGATACGATCAGTTCTTTAAGAATGCACGCAAAGTCGCAGATGAAAATGGTGGAGCAGTTAAATTCCAAAAGAATCCTGCGGCCGCTCGCTTGCATCTTGATCTATCCTCTGAAGACGTTGAACAACAAATTCGTCGTCGCATGAAAATGTCAGCTCCCAAAAAGAAGAAAAAGAAATCTGGCGTTCATTGGAAAATGGCGGGATTTTCATTCATCGGTTTACTGTTGGCAGTCGTGGGTTTTCAAAATCATGAACAGATTGATGAAATCCTAAAAAGAGTGGAAATTACTCTGACCGGTGAAGCCGTTGCGGAAACAGCTCCAGCAAAACCTGCGGCAAAAGCGGAAGACAAAAAAGCAGAAGCAGCACCGACAGAAAAAGAAGTCGACACCAGAGCTGCCGCTCTTTCTTCGGATGAAATTGATCATCTGACCAAATTGAATGATAGAAAAAAAGAATTGGATGCACGCGAAGAAGAACTCAATCGCCAAGAGGCAGAGTTGCAAGCTCAAAAGATCGAGCTTGATAAGCGTTTAAAAGATCTTGAAGACATGCGTGGAAAAATCTCTAGCATGCTTGAAGACCGCGTCAAGGCTGACGACCAGAAGGTCGATACCTTGGTACAGATGTACACCAATATGAAGGCACCACAGGCGGCCAAAGTCTTTGAGACGATGGACGAGGATTTGGTGGTCGAGATACTTGGTCGTATGAAAAAGAAAAATGCTGCTGATATCATGAATTTATTAAAACCGGAAAAAGCTCAGACTATATCTGAGAAGTATGCCGGTTATAAACGTGCTCCAGCATCTGAAAAATAA
- a CDS encoding flagellar hook-length control protein FliK, which yields MLNIVGPPMVGATELKSQTDKLQAKDFKGSGATDSNFNKALQDKINLRSPKEAKESPKQEARAKDSNDSKETRDEKAPAKDAKPERKVSTNDGKEKRAANRQQAIKEFMDSFESEFEIPPTRLVEAMAELDDSQLKQSPEVTANAVIDQLNLDDDQAEKAAAMYAGLLAQLQQMPQQQQPKAMTEMSVGAGMSAQSMQMRVAAAQDKQTQLGAAAENVNKKFWMKQEPAAKMSTMPDLNGDLASRMMMDDSSLQEAPPVEMPAQQAPESMNQQSLLDKLPPHLQGQMKETMSPALLAALAAKQAAAAAEKAEGVAAEDSSSDLTNEFTKALEAPQMDKPQQADMMNKAVAPKTSPESFFQQQGQGQSAMQDSANEYMQQGMAHGKEAAKEKLTAKAADFKAEMTGLEGLQAQPLKGEALKFDPAMAAMAPKPAPATEAQNEANVKQLMNQAQYLIKQGGGEVKVQMTPEGMGTIHLKVMLQDGKVNLQMQADSQEAKKSIESSLVDLKNSLAAHKLSVENVKVDVVNNTSADTATQNQNNTNGQDQRNQARQFWNNFNDSFGNQGRRESFTEMQGVRGYGGKRRDPLQPIDTASVKAAPRAIEGKGSGLNLVA from the coding sequence TTGTTAAACATAGTCGGCCCCCCAATGGTGGGTGCGACCGAATTGAAGTCTCAGACTGACAAGCTTCAGGCAAAAGATTTCAAGGGTTCCGGTGCGACGGATTCTAACTTCAACAAAGCTCTTCAGGATAAAATCAACCTGAGAAGCCCGAAAGAAGCGAAAGAGTCGCCAAAGCAAGAAGCAAGAGCGAAAGACTCGAATGACTCGAAAGAGACACGAGACGAAAAAGCTCCCGCGAAGGATGCAAAACCAGAACGCAAGGTCAGCACGAACGATGGGAAAGAAAAGCGGGCGGCGAACAGACAGCAGGCAATCAAAGAATTCATGGACTCATTCGAGAGTGAATTTGAAATCCCTCCCACACGACTTGTGGAAGCGATGGCCGAACTGGATGACAGCCAGCTCAAACAATCCCCAGAAGTAACAGCGAATGCTGTGATTGACCAATTGAACTTGGACGATGACCAGGCAGAAAAAGCCGCGGCCATGTATGCAGGTTTGTTGGCGCAATTGCAGCAGATGCCACAACAGCAACAACCAAAGGCAATGACAGAAATGTCAGTGGGCGCTGGTATGTCTGCGCAAAGCATGCAAATGCGTGTGGCAGCCGCTCAAGATAAGCAGACTCAATTGGGTGCTGCTGCTGAAAATGTAAATAAGAAATTCTGGATGAAGCAGGAACCGGCAGCGAAGATGTCGACAATGCCGGACCTGAATGGCGATCTTGCATCACGTATGATGATGGATGATTCCTCTCTTCAAGAGGCTCCGCCCGTTGAAATGCCGGCGCAGCAGGCTCCAGAATCAATGAATCAACAAAGTTTGTTGGACAAGTTGCCTCCTCATTTGCAAGGTCAAATGAAGGAAACGATGTCCCCGGCATTGTTGGCGGCTTTAGCTGCGAAGCAAGCGGCAGCAGCTGCCGAAAAGGCAGAAGGTGTAGCTGCTGAAGATTCTTCGTCTGATTTGACGAATGAGTTCACGAAAGCTCTTGAGGCTCCGCAAATGGATAAACCTCAACAAGCAGATATGATGAACAAAGCGGTGGCGCCAAAAACGTCTCCGGAGTCTTTCTTCCAACAGCAAGGTCAGGGACAGTCTGCGATGCAAGATTCAGCCAATGAATACATGCAACAGGGAATGGCCCACGGCAAAGAAGCTGCGAAAGAAAAACTGACGGCTAAAGCGGCCGATTTTAAAGCAGAGATGACGGGACTTGAGGGTTTGCAAGCGCAACCACTAAAGGGTGAAGCATTGAAGTTTGACCCGGCAATGGCGGCGATGGCTCCGAAACCAGCTCCGGCAACAGAGGCGCAAAACGAAGCCAATGTGAAGCAACTGATGAATCAGGCGCAGTACTTGATTAAGCAGGGTGGCGGTGAAGTGAAAGTTCAAATGACCCCGGAGGGCATGGGAACAATTCATCTGAAAGTCATGCTTCAGGACGGAAAAGTAAATCTTCAAATGCAAGCGGACTCACAAGAGGCGAAGAAGTCGATTGAGTCTAGTCTAGTTGATCTGAAGAACAGTCTTGCTGCTCACAAATTGTCTGTAGAAAATGTTAAAGTGGATGTTGTGAACAACACGTCTGCGGATACTGCGACACAGAACCAAAATAATACGAACGGCCAAGATCAAAGAAATCAGGCACGTCAGTTCTGGAATAACTTCAACGACAGCTTTGGTAATCAAGGTCGTCGGGAATCCTTTACTGAAATGCAGGGCGTTCGTGGTTACGGCGGTAAACGTCGCGATCCATTGCAACCTATTGACACGGCTTCTGTTAAAGCAGCACCGCGCGCAATAGAGGGCAAAGGCAGCGGATTGAATTTAGTGGCTTAA
- a CDS encoding flagellar hook assembly protein FlgD, with protein MTMVNAKLGVNAFGTTQDKPTSTVGTPSNLSVQDKKKVGEEDLGAVANKLADPNWTDPTKKVRTTGNPNLDKDAFFKLMLAQMKNQDPTNPMKSHEMAAQLANFSSLEQMQNMNRTLEELKNAQKPSENFQALNLIGKAVAGDSSKVVRGANDKDHDFKFSLPMAADEVTVKVRDADGAVVRTYNLKGLKQGENKLTWNGEDEKGMKAAMGEYQFIAEAKTADGKKLGIKTDFDGVITGVSYSADGPVLNVGNQAIRFRDVKKITDPRLMRNDQNVNDVTNLDLKKDDATGQTKKEPNVVQQSSTTEQAPVAKSKIMDTVGLSRDMMDKIAKEMAK; from the coding sequence ATGACAATGGTTAATGCGAAATTAGGAGTGAATGCTTTCGGTACGACACAAGACAAGCCGACGAGCACTGTTGGTACTCCCAGCAACCTGAGTGTTCAAGATAAGAAAAAAGTTGGTGAAGAAGATCTTGGCGCAGTGGCCAATAAACTTGCTGATCCAAATTGGACTGATCCCACTAAAAAAGTTCGCACAACTGGCAATCCCAATTTGGATAAAGATGCTTTCTTCAAATTGATGCTTGCCCAAATGAAAAATCAAGATCCAACGAATCCGATGAAGTCCCATGAGATGGCTGCTCAATTGGCGAATTTTTCGTCACTCGAGCAAATGCAGAACATGAACAGAACACTTGAAGAGTTGAAGAATGCACAAAAGCCTTCTGAAAACTTCCAAGCGTTGAATTTGATCGGCAAAGCTGTTGCGGGTGATTCTTCGAAAGTAGTGCGCGGAGCAAATGACAAAGATCACGATTTCAAATTCTCTCTGCCAATGGCAGCAGACGAAGTCACAGTGAAAGTGCGCGATGCGGATGGCGCCGTTGTTAGAACATACAATTTGAAAGGTCTGAAACAAGGCGAGAACAAACTCACTTGGAATGGTGAAGACGAAAAAGGTATGAAGGCAGCAATGGGTGAATACCAGTTCATCGCAGAAGCAAAAACTGCTGACGGGAAAAAATTGGGAATCAAAACAGATTTCGACGGAGTTATCACTGGGGTAAGTTACTCTGCTGATGGCCCGGTTCTAAATGTTGGAAACCAGGCGATTCGCTTTAGAGACGTGAAAAAGATCACAGACCCTCGTCTTATGAGAAACGACCAGAATGTAAATGACGTCACCAACCTAGACTTGAAAAAGGATGATGCCACAGGACAAACTAAGAAAGAGCCGAATGTAGTACAACAAAGTTCTACTACTGAGCAAGCTCCTGTAGCAAAATCGAAGATCATGGATACGGTGGGTTTATCTCGCGACATGATGGATAAGATCGCGAAGGAGATGGCGAAGTAA
- a CDS encoding TIGR02530 family flagellar biosynthesis protein, which yields MVDLKKIQTFEQLVPKPQPKVQPEVGAGTGPSFKETLDKLGGPIATPAAVPVAPQGLTKPAEGVKFSNHAIERMGTRGISYSPDDISKLNDAVTRAAAKGSKDSLILMNDSALIVSVKNKTVVTVMDKTALKENVFTNIDSTVVI from the coding sequence ATGGTAGACTTAAAGAAGATACAGACATTCGAACAACTCGTTCCGAAGCCGCAACCCAAGGTTCAACCTGAGGTTGGCGCAGGCACGGGTCCTTCCTTCAAGGAGACTCTTGATAAGCTCGGTGGGCCGATCGCGACCCCTGCAGCAGTTCCGGTGGCTCCACAAGGCTTAACAAAGCCCGCTGAAGGAGTGAAGTTCTCGAATCATGCGATCGAGCGAATGGGTACTCGCGGGATTAGTTATAGTCCTGATGATATCAGCAAGCTGAATGATGCGGTGACGAGAGCAGCGGCGAAAGGTTCCAAGGATTCATTGATTTTAATGAATGACTCGGCACTGATCGTAAGCGTGAAGAATAAGACTGTTGTGACAGTGATGGACAAGACCGCATTGAAAGAAAATGTGTTCACGAACATCGATTCAACAGTAGTTATTTAA
- a CDS encoding flagellar hook protein FlgE, with protein MGILSSLYTGVSGMTAQGEALGVIGDNIANANTIGFKASRAEFQDIISKSLKGVLGGNQIGRGVKIGAVNPILTQGNVDATEKVTDLAISGDGYFKVKGSDGESYTRDGSFHFDREGYLVTNDNQKVQGFGTDEKGNILNKMTDIKFPRALIPAKATKEIKMDLNLDSRMEPTKKFDPKDPYSTSHYSTGVEMYDSQGNKHLLSLFFNKTADRQWEYKGLVDGKEVTGGEEGKMSEVVAGKLMFTVDGKLDEQTVTSSNFNFKGGALQGQEIKMNFGDAIKAGGKGLDGTKQYGKNSDLISWHQDGAAAGTINSLSFNDEGILTAVYSNGQAQDLAQIALAKFENPEALFKVGNNRLKESRDSGGASIGGPGTAGRGKLFAKSLERSTVDLATEFVNMIQNQRGFQANAKTITTTDELLNEVIQLKR; from the coding sequence ATGGGTATTCTTTCTTCATTGTACACGGGTGTGTCTGGTATGACTGCACAGGGCGAAGCCCTTGGCGTTATCGGTGACAATATCGCGAATGCAAACACTATCGGTTTCAAAGCGTCTCGCGCTGAATTCCAAGATATCATTTCTAAAAGCTTAAAAGGTGTTCTTGGTGGTAACCAAATCGGTCGTGGTGTGAAGATCGGTGCTGTGAATCCAATTCTTACTCAAGGTAACGTAGACGCAACAGAAAAAGTAACTGACCTTGCTATCTCTGGTGACGGTTACTTCAAAGTTAAAGGTTCTGATGGCGAGTCTTACACTCGTGATGGATCTTTCCACTTTGACCGCGAAGGTTACTTGGTAACTAACGACAATCAAAAAGTTCAAGGTTTCGGTACTGACGAAAAAGGTAACATCTTGAACAAAATGACTGATATCAAATTCCCACGCGCTTTGATCCCAGCTAAAGCGACTAAAGAAATCAAAATGGATTTGAACTTGGATTCTCGTATGGAACCAACTAAAAAGTTCGATCCGAAAGATCCATACTCCACTTCTCATTACTCTACAGGCGTTGAGATGTACGATTCTCAAGGTAATAAACACTTGTTGTCATTGTTCTTCAATAAGACAGCTGACAGACAATGGGAATACAAAGGCTTGGTAGACGGTAAAGAAGTTACTGGTGGCGAAGAAGGCAAAATGTCTGAAGTAGTTGCTGGTAAACTGATGTTCACAGTTGATGGTAAACTTGATGAACAAACAGTGACATCTTCGAACTTCAACTTCAAAGGTGGCGCTCTTCAAGGTCAAGAAATCAAAATGAACTTCGGTGATGCTATCAAAGCTGGTGGTAAAGGTTTGGACGGTACTAAACAGTACGGTAAAAACTCTGACCTTATCTCTTGGCACCAAGATGGCGCGGCTGCTGGTACAATCAACAGCTTGTCATTCAATGACGAAGGTATCTTGACGGCAGTTTACTCAAACGGTCAGGCTCAAGATTTGGCGCAAATCGCCCTTGCTAAGTTCGAGAATCCAGAAGCTCTATTCAAAGTTGGTAACAACCGTTTGAAAGAATCTAGAGACTCTGGTGGCGCATCTATCGGCGGTCCGGGCACAGCTGGTCGCGGTAAGTTGTTCGCTAAATCTCTTGAGAGATCAACAGTAGACTTGGCCACTGAATTCGTAAACATGATCCAAAATCAACGTGGTTTCCAAGCGAATGCTAAGACAATCACTACGACGGACGAACTTCTTAACGAAGTGATCCAGTTGAAACGTTAA
- a CDS encoding response regulator transcription factor gives MRCLVVEDDNEIATIVKQGLGELEGEVEVESNGRRAYERALTNHYDIIVLDLMLPEMDGYTFAKSLREKEINTPILILSALRELDDRLKGLSMGGDDYLTKPFAMAELQIRVKNLLKRAQKASEVTQLVFQDLKLNRLNRDVVRAGRKLDLQEREFVLLDLFMSNPNKIIGKQTILKEVWNYDFDPQTNVVDVLVCRLRNKLEKDFPTRLIYTVRGVGYVLKGS, from the coding sequence ATGAGATGCTTAGTAGTTGAAGACGACAACGAGATCGCAACGATTGTAAAGCAAGGCTTGGGAGAGCTGGAAGGTGAAGTCGAAGTTGAATCAAACGGTAGACGTGCCTACGAAAGAGCTCTAACAAATCATTACGACATCATCGTCCTAGATTTGATGCTTCCAGAAATGGATGGTTACACGTTCGCCAAATCTTTGCGTGAAAAAGAAATCAACACGCCAATCCTTATCTTGAGTGCATTGCGCGAACTTGATGACCGTCTTAAAGGTTTGAGCATGGGTGGCGATGACTACCTAACAAAACCATTCGCTATGGCAGAACTGCAAATCCGCGTTAAAAACCTTTTGAAACGTGCTCAGAAAGCTTCTGAAGTTACTCAATTGGTATTCCAAGATTTGAAATTGAACCGCTTGAACCGTGACGTTGTACGTGCGGGCCGCAAGCTTGATCTTCAAGAGCGTGAATTCGTTCTTTTAGATTTATTCATGAGCAATCCAAACAAGATCATCGGAAAACAAACGATCCTTAAGGAAGTTTGGAATTATGATTTCGATCCACAAACAAACGTGGTAGACGTATTGGTATGCCGCTTAAGAAACAAATTGGAAAAAGACTTCCCTACAAGACTTATCTATACTGTCAGAGGTGTAGGTTATGTCCTTAAAGGGTCTTAA